In Blastopirellula sp. J2-11, a single genomic region encodes these proteins:
- a CDS encoding SMI1/KNR4 family protein: MNKMVEIEFESFGIEPESAVAALESRIGVTIPQQLRRHLLNNGGGYIADCVVKCKFPTPFGRHNVCEFASVDIMISMIDSDIIPRNLLYFGAGHLGKWTCVSISGIDHGKIYSFDSEMRYYWTQEEIDARPSLDHSIIEFFHLRDGDGLPVRPWGYENCYEIADSLDEFLDMLTIVS; this comes from the coding sequence ATGAATAAAATGGTCGAAATTGAGTTCGAGTCATTTGGGATTGAACCTGAGTCAGCGGTCGCTGCATTGGAGTCGCGTATTGGCGTGACTATCCCTCAACAGCTCCGCAGGCATCTATTGAACAATGGAGGGGGATACATAGCGGACTGTGTCGTGAAGTGTAAGTTCCCCACCCCATTTGGGAGGCACAATGTTTGTGAGTTCGCTTCCGTTGATATCATGATTTCGATGATAGATTCTGATATTATACCCAGAAATTTGCTTTATTTTGGCGCTGGCCACTTGGGGAAATGGACATGTGTTTCAATATCAGGAATAGATCATGGAAAAATATATTCTTTTGATTCAGAGATGAGATATTACTGGACCCAGGAGGAGATCGACGCGCGTCCATCACTCGACCACTCAATTATAGAGTTTTTTCATCTACGCGATGGCGATGGCCTACCCGTTCGCCCATGGGGATACGAAAACTGCTACGAGATTGCAGATTCACTAGATGAGTTCCTTGACATGCTCACGATCGTTAGCTGA